The following are from one region of the Methanococcoides sp. AM1 genome:
- a CDS encoding PKD domain-containing protein — protein MHTYDTAGLYTVNLTVSNINGTASEVKTNYINVTSVPILPVSDFSANVTEGIAPLTVSFTDLSTNAT, from the coding sequence ATTCATACGTATGATACAGCTGGTTTGTATACTGTCAATCTTACTGTCAGTAATATCAATGGCACTGCTTCCGAAGTCAAGACGAATTATATCAATGTGACATCAGTTCCGATACTTCCGGTATCCGATTTCAGTGCTAATGTCACTGAAGGTATTGCACCACTTACTGTTTCATTCACTGATCTCTCAACCAATGCAAC